The Corynebacterium simulans genome contains a region encoding:
- a CDS encoding histidinol-phosphate transaminase: MLRSDLNKFPDYKPGKSDGDKLKLSSNEIPNPPLPSVLEAMTRAAAETNRYQIDGCPELTTELSKYLGVPEDHLTIAAGASAIVQQAIGMSCHTGDEVIFPWRSFEAYPLYVRMAGAEPVMTPLTEDDRLGLDAVIEAITDKTRAIILCNPNNPTGTTITKGEFRDFMERVPKDIVVILDEAYWEYNDAEDTPDSAEEIFNYPNLVGARTFSKAFGLAGARVGYGIASPELIHGLKLMTMPLTVTYMAEKAAIAALNSAEELLARVEETKVQRERVAEAIGARPSKGNFVWIPRGDAEEVERKLSDEGVIIRRYLDEGVRVSITTEEETNIFLAAWERAGIRPYGE; this comes from the coding sequence ATGCTTCGCTCTGATCTCAACAAGTTCCCTGATTACAAGCCCGGCAAGTCCGACGGCGACAAACTGAAGCTCTCCTCCAACGAAATCCCTAACCCGCCGCTTCCTTCCGTGCTCGAGGCAATGACGCGGGCGGCAGCGGAGACCAACCGCTACCAGATCGATGGCTGCCCAGAACTGACCACCGAGCTTTCTAAGTACCTGGGCGTTCCTGAAGATCACCTCACCATCGCAGCGGGCGCCTCGGCCATCGTTCAGCAGGCCATCGGAATGTCCTGCCACACTGGTGACGAAGTAATCTTCCCGTGGCGCAGCTTCGAGGCTTACCCGCTCTACGTGCGCATGGCCGGCGCGGAACCAGTGATGACTCCGCTTACCGAGGACGACCGCTTGGGCTTGGATGCCGTAATCGAGGCCATCACGGACAAGACCCGCGCCATCATCCTCTGCAACCCGAATAACCCAACCGGCACCACCATCACCAAGGGCGAGTTCCGTGACTTCATGGAGCGGGTTCCGAAGGACATCGTGGTTATCCTCGATGAGGCTTACTGGGAGTACAACGACGCGGAGGATACCCCGGACTCTGCCGAGGAGATTTTCAACTACCCGAACCTGGTGGGCGCCCGCACCTTCTCCAAGGCCTTCGGCCTTGCCGGTGCACGCGTGGGTTACGGCATCGCCTCCCCGGAGCTCATCCACGGCCTCAAGCTAATGACCATGCCGCTAACGGTTACCTACATGGCAGAAAAGGCTGCCATCGCAGCGCTTAACTCGGCAGAGGAGCTGCTTGCCCGCGTCGAAGAGACCAAGGTGCAGCGCGAGCGCGTAGCAGAGGCAATTGGCGCGCGCCCTTCCAAGGGCAACTTCGTTTGGATTCCACGCGGCGACGCCGAAGAGGTTGAACGCAAGCTTTCCGACGAAGGCGTCATCATTCGCCGCTACCTGGATGAAGGCGTTCGCGTTTCCATTACAACTGAGGAAGAAACAAACATCTTCTTGGCCGCCTGGGAGCGTGCGGGCATTCGCCCATACGGCGAATAA
- a CDS encoding LCP family protein produces MSSEKKSDKQRRSRAISPSPNSATAVKQQGSKPLKAVMAFVSAAILVFSGVGYATVGRVGDGMSSVSNLALGNKGGFKADTEDGAMDILLVGKDSRTDAKGNPLSDKELADLHAGVDEGEENTDTIMIIRIPDDGSRATAVSIPRDTYVDDGEFGNTKINAVFASHKTDKVEELEQENAEAEVEGKKKPHSAKEIEQQGVEAGRQGLISMVRSLTDIDIDHYAEVGLLGFVLLTDAVDGVDVCLNNDVKDVMSGADFKKGRQTLHGAQGLSFVRQRYELPRGDLDRIVRQQAYMASLVSKVLSSGTLANPNKLSKIADAIERSVVIDEGWDVMGLVTQLSGLAGGNVTFTTIPVTSIDGVGDYGESVVTIDKKEVHKFMDDLAKTAEQTEEAAASSSAEAGSNPSEKPVADGIEVNVLNAGSIDGLASGVGTWLTGVGYKVDQTSNAEPGLYYESQIVAADENDQRAKDLAEQLGGLPVTSSPSLDENTFVVVAYDDYKGPSDEEAQAAEPTDSEPGEQVGTPGSDMGAAEVAPEIDAGGEGPRCVN; encoded by the coding sequence GTGTCTTCTGAGAAAAAATCAGACAAGCAGCGTCGTTCCCGCGCCATCTCGCCCTCGCCCAATTCGGCGACGGCGGTAAAGCAACAGGGGTCCAAGCCCCTGAAGGCCGTCATGGCATTTGTATCGGCGGCAATCTTGGTGTTCTCTGGCGTTGGCTATGCCACCGTGGGCCGCGTGGGCGATGGCATGTCCTCTGTCTCTAACCTCGCGTTGGGCAACAAGGGTGGTTTTAAGGCAGACACCGAAGACGGCGCGATGGATATCTTGCTGGTGGGCAAGGATTCGCGCACGGATGCCAAGGGCAACCCGCTGTCAGACAAGGAACTGGCAGACCTCCACGCCGGCGTGGACGAGGGCGAGGAGAACACAGACACCATCATGATCATCCGCATCCCGGATGACGGCTCCCGTGCAACTGCGGTTTCGATTCCGCGCGATACCTACGTCGACGACGGCGAGTTTGGCAACACCAAGATTAACGCCGTTTTCGCTTCCCACAAGACGGACAAGGTCGAAGAGCTAGAGCAAGAAAACGCCGAGGCAGAGGTTGAAGGCAAGAAGAAACCACATTCCGCGAAGGAGATCGAGCAGCAGGGCGTGGAGGCCGGCCGCCAGGGGCTTATCAGCATGGTGCGCTCACTCACAGACATCGATATCGATCACTACGCTGAGGTCGGCCTGCTGGGCTTCGTGCTGCTTACCGACGCCGTCGATGGCGTCGACGTGTGCTTGAACAACGACGTTAAGGACGTCATGTCTGGCGCTGATTTCAAGAAGGGCCGCCAGACCCTCCACGGCGCCCAGGGCCTGTCCTTCGTTCGCCAGCGCTACGAGCTTCCACGCGGCGACCTGGACCGCATCGTGCGCCAGCAGGCATACATGGCTTCTTTGGTTTCCAAGGTGCTCTCCTCCGGCACCCTGGCTAACCCAAATAAGCTCTCCAAGATTGCTGACGCAATCGAACGCTCTGTAGTCATCGATGAGGGCTGGGACGTCATGGGTTTGGTCACCCAGCTTTCAGGCTTGGCCGGCGGCAACGTCACCTTCACCACCATTCCGGTGACCTCCATCGACGGCGTGGGTGACTACGGTGAGTCCGTCGTGACCATCGACAAGAAAGAGGTCCATAAGTTTATGGATGACCTCGCCAAGACTGCGGAGCAGACGGAGGAAGCCGCGGCGTCGTCAAGCGCAGAGGCAGGCTCCAACCCTTCCGAAAAGCCAGTAGCCGATGGCATCGAGGTCAACGTGCTCAACGCGGGCAGCATCGATGGCCTGGCCTCCGGCGTTGGCACATGGCTGACTGGCGTGGGCTACAAGGTCGACCAGACCAGCAATGCCGAGCCGGGCCTATACTACGAGTCCCAGATTGTCGCCGCGGATGAGAACGACCAACGCGCCAAAGACTTGGCTGAGCAGCTCGGTGGTCTGCCGGTTACTTCCAGCCCGTCGCTGGACGAAAACACCTTTGTCGTCGTGGCTTACGACGACTACAAAGGCCCATCTGACGAGGAAGCGCAGGCCGCAGAGCCCACCGACTCCGAACCGGGCGAACAGGTCGGCACCCCAGGCAGCGACATGGGCGCGGCAGAGGTTGCCCCGGAGATCGACGCCGGCGGCGAGGGCCCGCGCTGCGTGAACTAA
- a CDS encoding sugar phosphate nucleotidyltransferase — MSQAAVQWGASTDAVILVGGRGTRLRPLTIGTPKPMLPTANYPFLQHLLARIKAAGITHVVLSTSFKAEVFEEYFGDGSDMGLEIEYVVEETALGTGGGIRNVYDKLRHDTVMVFNGDVLSGMDLGGILRTHHEKDADVTMHLLNVADPRAFGCVPTDSNGRVTAFLEKTEDPPTNQINAGCYTFKRKVIETIPADRVVSVERETFPSLLESGRMVVGHVDNSYWRDMGRPDDFVRGSSDLVRGIAHSPLLEGRTGESLVDESAGIAGGVLLLSGTAIGRGSEVGAGSRLDGTVVFDGVTIEPGAIISNSIIASGAQIGANAHIDNCVIGEGAVIGARCELKGGMRVFPGVQIPDAGVRFSSDA; from the coding sequence ATGAGTCAAGCAGCTGTCCAATGGGGCGCTTCTACCGATGCCGTCATCCTCGTCGGTGGCCGTGGAACCCGCCTGCGCCCGCTGACCATCGGCACCCCAAAGCCGATGCTGCCGACTGCTAACTATCCGTTCCTGCAGCACCTTCTTGCCCGCATCAAGGCTGCGGGCATTACCCACGTGGTGCTGTCGACGTCGTTTAAGGCAGAGGTCTTCGAAGAGTACTTCGGTGACGGTTCCGATATGGGCCTGGAAATCGAATACGTAGTAGAAGAGACCGCGCTGGGTACCGGCGGCGGCATCCGCAACGTCTACGACAAATTGCGCCACGATACCGTGATGGTCTTCAACGGCGATGTTCTCTCCGGTATGGACCTGGGCGGCATCTTGCGAACCCACCACGAAAAGGATGCGGACGTTACCATGCACCTGCTCAACGTGGCAGACCCGCGCGCCTTCGGCTGCGTTCCGACTGACAGCAATGGCCGCGTGACGGCGTTTTTGGAAAAGACCGAGGACCCGCCAACGAACCAAATCAACGCTGGCTGCTACACGTTCAAGCGGAAAGTCATTGAGACCATTCCGGCTGACCGCGTGGTCTCCGTTGAGCGTGAGACCTTCCCGAGCCTGTTGGAGTCCGGACGCATGGTGGTAGGCCACGTCGACAACTCCTACTGGCGCGATATGGGCCGCCCAGATGACTTCGTGCGCGGTTCTTCTGACTTGGTTCGCGGCATTGCTCATTCGCCGCTGCTGGAAGGCCGCACCGGTGAGTCCCTCGTCGATGAGTCTGCCGGAATCGCCGGCGGTGTGTTGTTGCTTTCTGGCACCGCGATTGGCCGCGGCTCTGAGGTCGGTGCAGGCTCGCGTCTGGACGGCACTGTTGTCTTTGACGGCGTGACCATCGAGCCGGGGGCAATCATCAGCAACTCGATTATCGCTTCGGGCGCGCAAATCGGCGCCAACGCACACATCGACAATTGCGTCATCGGTGAGGGCGCTGTCATCGGAGCACGCTGTGAGCTCAAGGGAGGCATGCGTGTCTTCCCGGGCGTACAGATTCCGGATGCCGGCGTCCGCTTCAGCTCTGACGCTTAA
- a CDS encoding glycosyltransferase family 2 protein: MGTLSSIVNTDNVTALAVVTVTYSPGHYLGDFLKSLESATNRPTAVVLADNGSTDSVPQTAAAGRDDVVFLDTGGNIGYGGGMNAGARLVRSGALGEVDEEFFLISNPDVTFTPGALDKLVECARRNPQAAAVGPRIVEPDGSYYPSARAIPTLTTGIGHALFGTIWPSNPWSRAYRNDAHMSVEREAGWLSGSCLLVRWDAFQQIGGFDERYFMYMEDVDLGDRFSRAGWSNVFCPEAIITHAKGHSTQAHAGAMLRAHHDSAYRFQADRHPQWWQAPVRLALKAGLRLRGFALSALACRSSG, translated from the coding sequence ATGGGTACGCTAAGCAGCATTGTGAACACAGATAACGTAACTGCCCTCGCAGTGGTCACGGTGACGTATTCGCCGGGCCATTACCTTGGGGATTTCCTTAAATCGCTGGAAAGCGCAACCAACCGGCCCACGGCTGTGGTCTTGGCGGATAACGGCTCCACCGATTCAGTGCCGCAGACCGCGGCTGCTGGCCGTGACGACGTTGTGTTTTTAGACACGGGCGGCAACATCGGTTACGGCGGCGGAATGAATGCCGGCGCGCGGCTTGTCCGCTCCGGCGCGTTGGGTGAGGTCGATGAAGAGTTCTTCCTCATCAGCAACCCAGACGTTACTTTTACTCCTGGAGCTTTGGATAAGTTGGTGGAGTGTGCGCGCCGGAATCCACAAGCCGCAGCCGTAGGCCCGCGCATCGTGGAACCGGATGGCTCGTATTATCCTTCCGCGCGTGCGATCCCCACATTGACCACCGGCATCGGCCACGCCCTGTTTGGCACCATCTGGCCTAGCAACCCGTGGTCGCGTGCCTATCGCAATGACGCCCATATGTCCGTCGAGCGCGAGGCGGGCTGGCTTTCGGGTTCCTGCCTTTTGGTGCGGTGGGATGCGTTCCAGCAGATCGGCGGCTTTGACGAGCGCTACTTCATGTACATGGAAGACGTCGATCTGGGTGACCGTTTTAGCCGTGCGGGCTGGAGCAACGTCTTTTGCCCTGAGGCAATCATCACCCATGCCAAAGGGCACTCTACCCAGGCGCATGCGGGCGCGATGCTGCGAGCCCACCACGACTCGGCTTACCGCTTCCAAGCCGACCGCCATCCGCAGTGGTGGCAAGCGCCAGTCCGACTGGCGCTCAAGGCCGGACTGCGGTTGCGCGGGTTTGCTCTAAGCGCCCTAGCGTGCCGCAGCAGTGGCTAG
- a CDS encoding LysR family transcriptional regulator, protein MDYTRAKYFLALARTGSVTTAAEQLSITQPALSRQLRRFEEELGLELFERAAGVLRLNEAGKALIPVCQQLVADNNRATQAVSALQRGEMRALQVAATPTTISTILAPFIVDAREEIPLLTTLAVEHYEVYQALDTTADVVVTPIPVKEGLDSVPLGEATIRAWVNKEHPLAGQDSIDVGDLVTHRLAMSGRRSVSRGLFDAFVGRNHAVLGDVVECEDTVTLIALARAGRAIAISSALQAHDAVGLRICNEEEMLGGVPLHAAWRRGHFATAEIHAVVTRLQEFLGINPADGVRAS, encoded by the coding sequence ATGGATTACACGAGGGCGAAATATTTCTTGGCGCTCGCGCGCACCGGTTCCGTGACCACCGCGGCAGAGCAATTGAGCATCACCCAGCCGGCGCTAAGCCGCCAGCTGCGGCGCTTTGAGGAGGAGCTGGGGCTCGAGCTTTTCGAACGCGCAGCTGGGGTGCTGCGTCTCAACGAGGCGGGCAAGGCATTGATTCCCGTGTGCCAGCAATTGGTGGCAGATAATAACAGGGCTACGCAGGCGGTTTCGGCGCTGCAACGCGGCGAGATGCGCGCCTTGCAGGTGGCGGCAACGCCGACGACCATCTCGACGATCTTGGCGCCTTTCATCGTTGACGCGCGCGAGGAGATTCCGCTTCTGACCACGCTGGCGGTCGAGCACTACGAGGTGTACCAAGCGCTAGATACCACCGCCGATGTGGTGGTGACGCCAATTCCAGTAAAGGAGGGGCTCGATTCCGTTCCGTTGGGGGAGGCCACTATCCGGGCTTGGGTAAACAAGGAGCACCCTCTAGCGGGCCAAGACAGCATTGACGTGGGGGACTTGGTCACTCATCGTCTCGCCATGTCAGGCCGGCGCAGCGTCTCACGCGGGCTCTTCGATGCCTTTGTAGGGCGCAACCACGCTGTGCTTGGCGACGTCGTCGAGTGCGAGGACACCGTTACGCTCATCGCCCTCGCGCGAGCCGGGCGTGCAATCGCCATCTCCAGTGCTCTGCAGGCCCACGACGCGGTAGGCCTGCGCATCTGCAATGAGGAGGAGATGCTAGGCGGTGTGCCCCTGCACGCGGCTTGGCGTCGCGGGCACTTTGCCACCGCGGAAATCCATGCCGTGGTCACGCGCCTCCAGGAGTTTCTGGGAATTAACCCCGCCGATGGCGTTCGTGCCAGCTAA
- a CDS encoding amino acid permease — protein MSDTVATAVERAEAKPAGSTMTWVITLFGTAVGAGILFLPLSAGGFGFWPLVFATVFILPLVYFSHRTYVRIVSGAPIRDHGKDVLELATQYFGRTSGIVIAILYWLAIFPTVLIYGISITNSVDSFIVNQLGGPSINRWVLAILCVGIMTGAFAVGRKPMLWLAQVLVYPLIFALAATSIYLIPRWDFQSFLHYDNGEGDFGILKGILLILPVLVFSFSHMAALSQFALDMQPAYGEKTAKRVDRTEMLTAILLVVFTMFFVWSCVLALGADGMNEALEQNIPVLSYFANVTGTPFMAYMAPVVVMCAIISSYFGHMLGTEEGTEYLLRLAAPKLAERISHRSLLNIIYLITFVGTTLVAVYNPSIVSMISVVGGIFVAFLVYLVPVYMFKKFDAYSKFKNDPWNYFVFGMGIVIMAVTVWNMF, from the coding sequence ATGAGCGATACCGTTGCTACCGCTGTTGAGCGTGCAGAGGCCAAACCTGCTGGCTCCACGATGACTTGGGTCATCACCCTGTTCGGCACTGCCGTCGGCGCAGGAATTTTGTTCCTTCCACTTAGCGCTGGTGGATTTGGTTTCTGGCCACTGGTCTTTGCCACGGTCTTCATCCTGCCGCTAGTCTATTTCTCGCACCGCACCTATGTCCGAATAGTCAGTGGCGCGCCGATCCGCGACCACGGCAAGGACGTCCTGGAACTGGCCACGCAGTATTTTGGCCGCACCTCCGGCATCGTTATCGCCATTTTGTACTGGCTCGCTATCTTCCCCACGGTGCTGATTTACGGCATCAGCATCACCAACTCGGTCGATAGCTTCATCGTCAACCAACTGGGTGGACCTTCCATCAACCGGTGGGTACTCGCCATCCTTTGCGTGGGCATTATGACCGGCGCGTTCGCCGTGGGCCGCAAGCCCATGCTGTGGCTGGCCCAGGTGCTGGTCTATCCGCTCATCTTCGCTTTGGCAGCAACGTCCATCTATCTCATCCCACGCTGGGATTTTCAGAGCTTCCTGCACTACGACAACGGTGAAGGCGACTTTGGAATCCTCAAGGGAATCCTGCTGATTCTGCCGGTGCTTGTATTTTCCTTTTCCCACATGGCGGCACTGTCTCAGTTCGCACTAGACATGCAGCCGGCCTATGGCGAGAAGACCGCCAAGCGCGTTGACCGCACGGAGATGCTTACCGCCATCTTGCTGGTGGTCTTTACCATGTTCTTTGTTTGGTCATGCGTCCTGGCTTTGGGCGCCGACGGAATGAATGAGGCGCTGGAACAAAACATTCCGGTACTGTCCTACTTCGCTAACGTCACCGGCACCCCGTTCATGGCCTACATGGCACCCGTTGTGGTCATGTGCGCCATCATCTCCTCCTACTTCGGCCACATGCTGGGCACCGAGGAAGGCACAGAGTACCTGCTGCGCCTAGCAGCGCCAAAGCTGGCTGAGCGCATCTCGCACCGCAGCCTGCTTAACATCATCTATCTCATCACCTTCGTTGGCACTACCCTGGTGGCGGTCTATAACCCATCCATCGTGTCGATGATTTCGGTCGTCGGTGGCATCTTCGTGGCTTTCCTCGTTTACCTGGTCCCGGTCTACATGTTCAAGAAGTTCGACGCTTATTCCAAGTTCAAAAATGACCCGTGGAACTACTTCGTATTCGGCATGGGAATCGTCATTATGGCGGTTACCGTGTGGAACATGTTCTAA
- a CDS encoding TetR/AcrR family transcriptional regulator — protein sequence MNFSRAKGRPPKALVNREKIAEAALKIVEESGYAKLTMARIAREVGVGPSALYNHVLNKHELLILVEDAVMAQVDASLLDAALAGEVSVRYALEVWARSYRDVFARHYPLVEVIASTPVSGASRAVKMYEKLAEVLAFAGVESAQILPRIIMLESFIYGSAFDANAPQEIFEVPEDGDIEAPHLRSARAAWQEKLSAAATKEQKAANPFAEDPFQTGLAALLADFLPTVPGEQPPSK from the coding sequence ATGAATTTTTCGCGCGCTAAAGGTCGGCCACCAAAGGCGCTGGTAAACCGTGAGAAAATTGCCGAGGCCGCTTTAAAAATTGTGGAGGAAAGTGGCTATGCCAAACTCACAATGGCCCGAATTGCCCGCGAAGTGGGGGTGGGGCCGAGTGCGTTGTACAACCATGTACTTAACAAACATGAGCTGCTCATCCTTGTAGAGGATGCGGTTATGGCGCAGGTAGACGCATCGCTTCTCGACGCCGCCTTAGCGGGCGAGGTGAGCGTGCGTTACGCATTAGAGGTCTGGGCGCGTTCCTACCGCGATGTATTCGCGCGGCACTATCCGCTGGTGGAGGTCATTGCTTCTACCCCCGTGTCCGGTGCTTCACGGGCAGTGAAAATGTACGAAAAATTAGCTGAGGTACTGGCATTTGCCGGCGTCGAATCCGCGCAGATTCTGCCGCGGATCATCATGCTGGAGTCCTTCATCTACGGCTCCGCCTTCGACGCCAATGCTCCCCAAGAAATCTTCGAGGTTCCCGAAGACGGTGATATAGAAGCACCGCATCTGCGCAGCGCTCGTGCTGCATGGCAAGAAAAACTTTCGGCTGCGGCAACTAAAGAGCAAAAAGCCGCCAACCCGTTTGCGGAAGATCCGTTTCAAACGGGTTTGGCGGCGTTATTGGCAGATTTCCTGCCGACGGTTCCAGGTGAGCAACCGCCGTCTAAGTAG
- a CDS encoding thiamine pyrophosphate-dependent enzyme: MTRRHVGTAIAESLAAHNVKRAYLVPGESFLPVLDGLYDSPIETIVTRQEGGASYMAEAHGKATGEPGVAMVTRGPGASNAFVGIHTAWQDSTPMVLFVGLIPFPDRDRESFQEFDPKAWFGTQTKQVFILDDPSRASHVVAEAFFQAKQGRPGPVVVGLPEDILHLDFDGEIIQPINVTDGAVSPSDIAALSEALRCAERPLIFAGGPRWTPESARQITEFAETNQIPVVHDFRASDRIPFSSPANAGWLGYGRDEKAAALLKDSDLVLAVGAVLGDVPTDGYKLRQGANDRNFFINIDSSLRGNSAAVTRHILASPVAFAEALSEINTGEVCAAQQQWFADAHAAQVAFSTVQDEADWRPAPEGTAHIESLMRAIQEQAPEDSIYTFGAGNHCIWAQQFMRTNVYPSQFSVRNGSMGYSVPGAVSTKLEFPERTVIAIAGDGEYLMNGQELATALQYGAPYLTVVMSNGEFGTIRDHQKNHFPDRVSGTQLSNPDFAAVARGFGAHGELVTSDAEAGPAVERALQAMREKQIPAVINVIVDQALSLPDND, encoded by the coding sequence ATGACTCGTCGCCATGTTGGCACCGCCATCGCTGAATCTCTCGCAGCACACAACGTCAAGCGCGCATACCTCGTCCCAGGCGAGAGCTTCCTGCCAGTACTTGATGGGCTCTATGACAGCCCCATCGAAACCATCGTTACCCGCCAGGAAGGCGGCGCTTCCTACATGGCAGAGGCACACGGCAAGGCCACCGGTGAGCCGGGCGTCGCAATGGTCACCCGCGGCCCAGGCGCTTCCAATGCTTTCGTTGGTATCCACACCGCCTGGCAGGATTCCACCCCGATGGTCCTCTTCGTGGGCCTTATCCCCTTCCCCGACCGTGACCGTGAGTCGTTCCAGGAATTCGACCCAAAGGCGTGGTTTGGAACCCAGACCAAGCAGGTCTTCATCCTCGATGACCCATCCCGTGCTTCCCACGTGGTGGCGGAGGCATTCTTCCAGGCCAAGCAGGGCCGCCCAGGCCCAGTAGTGGTGGGCCTGCCGGAGGACATTCTCCACTTGGACTTCGACGGGGAGATTATCCAGCCAATCAACGTGACAGACGGCGCGGTATCCCCAAGCGATATCGCCGCGCTTTCCGAGGCCCTACGCTGCGCCGAGCGCCCACTCATCTTCGCCGGCGGCCCACGCTGGACCCCAGAGTCCGCACGCCAAATCACCGAGTTTGCAGAAACCAACCAGATTCCGGTGGTCCACGATTTCCGCGCCAGCGACCGCATCCCTTTTTCTTCCCCGGCCAACGCCGGCTGGCTGGGCTACGGCCGTGACGAGAAGGCAGCTGCGCTGCTCAAGGATTCCGACCTCGTACTCGCCGTTGGAGCAGTGCTTGGCGACGTCCCGACTGACGGCTACAAGCTGCGTCAAGGCGCAAATGACCGCAACTTCTTCATCAACATCGATTCCAGCCTGCGTGGCAACTCCGCAGCCGTCACCCGCCACATCCTGGCCAGCCCGGTAGCCTTCGCCGAAGCGCTGTCTGAGATCAATACGGGCGAGGTCTGCGCTGCCCAGCAGCAGTGGTTCGCGGATGCGCACGCGGCGCAGGTGGCTTTCTCTACGGTTCAGGACGAAGCCGACTGGCGCCCGGCTCCTGAGGGAACCGCACACATCGAATCACTCATGCGCGCCATTCAGGAGCAGGCCCCAGAGGATTCCATCTACACCTTCGGCGCCGGAAACCACTGCATCTGGGCGCAGCAGTTTATGCGCACCAACGTCTACCCCTCCCAGTTCAGCGTGCGCAATGGCTCGATGGGCTACTCCGTTCCAGGTGCGGTTTCCACCAAGCTGGAGTTTCCTGAGCGCACCGTCATCGCCATTGCTGGCGACGGCGAGTACCTGATGAACGGCCAAGAGCTGGCTACCGCCCTGCAGTACGGCGCTCCTTATCTGACTGTCGTGATGTCCAACGGCGAGTTCGGCACCATCCGCGATCATCAAAAGAACCACTTCCCTGATCGCGTTTCCGGTACCCAGCTTTCCAACCCGGATTTCGCCGCCGTCGCCCGTGGCTTTGGCGCACACGGCGAGCTTGTCACTTCCGACGCCGAGGCAGGCCCTGCCGTCGAGCGCGCCCTGCAGGCTATGCGCGAGAAGCAGATTCCAGCAGTCATCAACGTGATTGTGGATCAAGCTCTGTCGCTGCCTGACAACGACTAA
- a CDS encoding TIGR03089 family protein: MDMLQHLLSADAAAPRLTFYNEATGARMDFSAQTLDNWVSKIANMLLEELELDSDSLIFLDLPVSWQPAVIALGAIAAEVHTAFTRAELDGASPDVIFAAPEGYAELTEEFAGADVVLVTDDPFGRGVIESGGELPAGAIDFGPTVRFYGDQFYGPTTALPELYSAAGPAQRVMSAGWKDKDSFKKLILEPLACGGSAVIVAGMCTAERLEEIAANEKVDLRL, translated from the coding sequence ATGGATATGCTTCAGCACCTACTTTCCGCAGATGCCGCAGCGCCGCGCCTGACTTTCTACAACGAAGCCACCGGCGCGCGCATGGATTTTTCCGCACAGACCTTGGATAACTGGGTCTCCAAGATTGCCAACATGCTCCTAGAAGAGCTTGAGCTCGATTCCGATTCCCTCATTTTCCTCGACCTCCCTGTTTCCTGGCAGCCCGCAGTTATCGCTTTGGGCGCCATTGCTGCCGAGGTCCACACAGCGTTCACTCGCGCTGAACTAGACGGTGCAAGCCCCGATGTTATTTTTGCCGCGCCCGAGGGCTACGCAGAGTTGACTGAGGAATTCGCAGGAGCCGATGTTGTGCTCGTTACCGATGACCCATTCGGGCGCGGCGTCATCGAATCCGGCGGCGAATTGCCCGCGGGCGCCATCGACTTTGGGCCCACCGTGCGTTTCTACGGCGATCAGTTCTATGGCCCCACCACCGCTTTGCCGGAGCTTTATTCTGCCGCCGGCCCTGCCCAACGCGTGATGTCCGCGGGGTGGAAGGACAAGGATTCCTTTAAGAAGTTGATTCTCGAACCGCTCGCATGTGGAGGCTCCGCCGTTATTGTCGCCGGCATGTGCACTGCCGAGCGTTTAGAAGAAATCGCCGCCAACGAGAAGGTGGATCTGCGTCTTTAG